Proteins from a single region of Sesamum indicum cultivar Zhongzhi No. 13 linkage group LG5, S_indicum_v1.0, whole genome shotgun sequence:
- the LOC105162537 gene encoding calcium-dependent protein kinase 32, translated as MGNCCAVPQTSDENRGKHKPNPYATDYGGSVPNGGKSTVLSNPTGYNIKEFYELGRELGRGEFGITYLCTDKSNGEIFACKSISKKKLRTRVDIEDVRREVEIMRHLPKHPNIVSLKDTYEDDNAVHLVMELCEGGELFDRIVARGHYTERAAAAVTRTIVEVIQNCHKHGVMHRDLKPENFLFSNKKETAPLKAIDFGLSIFFKPGERFDEIVGSPYYMAPEVLKRNYGPEVDVWSAGVILYILLCGIPPFWAETEQGVAQAIIRSVVDFKRDPWPKVSDKAKDLVKKMLNPDPKQRLTAQEVLDHPWLQNAKSAPNVSLGETVRARLKQFSMMNKLKKRALRVIAEHLSVEEVAGIKEGFQLMDTGNKGKIDINELRTGLHKLGHQIPEADLLVLMEAGDVDKDGYLDCGEFVAISVHLRKMGNEDHLRKAFEFFDKNETGYIEIEELRDAFADEAEPTSEEVINAIIQDVDTDKDGRISYEEFAAMMKAGTDWRKASRQYSRERYNSLSLKLMKDGSLNMSN; from the exons ATGGGAAATTGTTGTGCAGTACCACAAACTTCAGATGAGAATAGGGGGAAGCATAAGCCAAACCCTTATGCTACTGATTATGGGGGTTCAGTACCAAATGGTGGAAAATCTACTGTTTTGAGCAACCCAACAGGGTATAACATAAAGGAGTTTTATGAGCTGGGGCGGGAGCTCGGGCGTGGTGAATTTGGGATCACATATTTGTGCACTGATAAGAGTAATGGGGAGATCTTCGCGTGTAAGTCGATATCGAAGAAGAAGCTGAGGACTAGAGTGGATATTGAAGATGTTAGGAGAGAAGTTGAGATCATGAGGCATTTGCCTAAGCATCCCAATATTGTGAGCTTGAAGGATACCTATGAAGATGATAATGCCGTCCACTTAGTTATGGAGTTGTGTGAGGGTGGTGAGTTGTTCGACAGGATTGTTGCTAGAGGACATTATACAGAAAGGGCTGCTGCGGCTGTGACACGCACAATTGTTGAAGTTATTCAG AATTGCCATAAGCATGGGGTCATGCACCGTGATCTTAAACCcgaaaatttcttgttttctaaTAAGAAGGAAACAGCACCTCTAAAAGCTATTGATTTTGGGCTGTCGATTTTCTTCAAGCCTG GCGAGAGATTTGATGAGATAGTCGGAAGTCCTTATTATATGGCTCCGGAGGTGCTGAAGAGAAACTATGGTCCAGAAGTTGATGTTTGGAGTGCTGGTGTAATTCTCTACATATTACTGTGTGGTATTCCACCTTTTTGGGCTG AAACTGAACAAGGAGTTGCCCAAGCAATCATTCGTTCTGTTGTGGATTTCAAGAGAGACCCTTGGCCTAAGGTTTCTGATAAAGCAAAGGATCTGGTCAAGAAGATGCTCAACCCTGATCCCAAACAGCGGCTTACAGCACAAGAAGTTCTAG ATCACCCTTGGTTACAAAATGCGAAAAGTGCTCCAAATGTTTCTCTGGGTGAAACTGTGAGAGCTCGGCTGAAGCAATTTTCGATGATGAATAAGCTGAAGAAACGAGCTCTAAGG GTGATTGCTGAGCATTTGTCGGTGGAGGAAGTGGCGGGCATAAAGGAGGGATTCCAGTTGATGGATACAGGCAACAAGGGGAAGATTGACATCAATGAACTGAGAACTGGATTACATAAGCTCGGCCATCAGATCCCTGAAGCGGATCTTCTAGTTCTTATGGAAGCA GGCGACGTAGATAAGGATGGATATCTTGACTGCGGAGAGTTTGTTGCAATTTCTGTACACCTAAGGAAGATGGGCAACGAAGACCATCTGCGTAAAGCCTTTGAGTTCTTCGATAAAAACGAGACTGGGTATATCGAGATTGAAGAGCTGAGGGATGCCTTTGCTGATGAGGCTGAACCTACGAGTGAAGAGGTTATCAATGCCATTATTCAAGACGTCGACACAGACAAG GATGGACGTATAAGTTACGAGGAATTTGCTGCAATGATGAAGGCAGGCACGGACTGGAGAAAAGCATCGAGACAATACTCACGAGAGCGATACAACAGTCTTAGCTTGAAACTGATGAAGGACGGATCGTTAAACATGAGCAACTAA